From the genome of Spinacia oleracea cultivar Varoflay chromosome 2, BTI_SOV_V1, whole genome shotgun sequence, one region includes:
- the LOC110805112 gene encoding plant intracellular Ras-group-related LRR protein 6: MMYERRFDGRNNHLINNLTINSNNTISNNINHGKITMKDSKRSRSSSTTNNNNNNNHNNSNDHHQEERLEIVDLSGKSLDSLPNPSINLASICKLDLSNNNLENIPESMIARLLNVVVLDVHSNQLTSLPNSIGCLSRLKILNVSGNLLSSIPRTIENCRLLEELNANFNKLTFLPDTIGFELQNLKKLSVNSNKIAFLPLSICHATALRVLDVRLNCLRALPEDMENLINLEVLNASQNFQYLVELPYSIGLIMSLVELDVSYNKLSELPTSLGCLRKLQKLRVEGNPLLSPPLEVIELGLHAVRQYMSEKINGYHNKDSKKRSWFKNLKKYATFSHGNGNATPGRRSNYEVGPRGLVLPEYRAIDALASPRIFSPKRFFSSPRNYFSKLH, encoded by the exons ATGATGTATGAAAGGCGATTCGATGGGAGAAACAATCACTTGATCAATAATCTTACTATTAATAGTAATAATACTATTAGTAATAATATTAATCATGGGAAGATTACTATGAAGGATTCAAAAAGATCaagatcatcatcaacaactaacaataataataataataatcataataattcaAATGATCATCATCAAGAAGAAAGGCTTGAGATTGTTGATTTAAGTGGAAAATCTCTTGATTCTCTCCCTAATCCTTCTATTAATCTTGCCTCCATTTGCAAACTTGATCTTTCCAACAATAATCTTGAG AATATCCCAGAATCAATGATAGCAAGATTGCTGAATGTAGTAGTGTTGGATGTACACTCAAATCAACTCACTTCTTTACCCAATTCAATTGGATGTTTATCGAGACTCAAGATCTTAAATGTTTCAGGAAACCTTCTTAGTTCGATCCCCAGAACTATCGAGAATTGCAG ATTACTAGAAGAACTAAACGCCAACTTCAACAAACTCACATTTTTACCGGACACAATTGGCTTTGAACTCCAAAACCTCAAGAAACTCTCAGTAAACTCCAACAAGATCGCCTTCCTACCCTTGTCAATATGCCATGCAACGGCGTTACGCGTCCTCGACGTACGTCTAAACTGCCTCCGCGCGCTACCGGAAGACATGGAAAACCTAATTAACCTCGAAGTCCTCAACGCGAGCCAGAACTTCCAGTACCTCGTCGAACTACCCTACTCGATAGGCTTAATAATGTCGCTCGTGGAACTCGACGTGAGCTACAACAAGCTTTCGGAACTTCCAACGTCGCTAGGGTGTCTTCGGAAACTTCAGAAACTTAGGGTTGAAGGAAACCCTTTGCTTTCACCACCTTTGGAAGTAATTGAGCTAGGGTTACATGCTGTTAGGCAATATATGAGTGAGAAAATTAATGGTTATCATAATAAAGATTCTAAAAAGAGGTCTTGGTTTAAGAACCTTAAGAAGTATGCTACTTTTAGTCATGGTAATGGGAATGCAACTCCTGGTAGAAGGTCAAACTATGAAGTCGGCCCACGAGGGCTCGTGTTACCGGAGTATCGCGCCATCGATGCTCTTGCTTCGCCGAGGATCTTCTCTCCGAAAAGGTTTTTCTCTTCACCTCGCAACTACTTCTCCAAGTTACATTAA